A stretch of bacterium DNA encodes these proteins:
- a CDS encoding acyl-CoA synthetase, translating into MTAPTDLPENPNHPGTWAARTPDKPAVIMASSGESMSYAELEDKANRLAQLFRAAGLQPGDHMAFCMENRLEYLAVLWGAHYAGLYYTAISSRLTTDELGYILEDSGSQAFISSPYKAESIAGLGDVLDKIPTKLAIGGEIEGFEDFEAAIAKYDPTPLPDRMEAQPMLYSSGTTGRPKGVKPAFSGAPLGATDGFAMMIQALFGATSDSVYLSPAPLYHAAPLRYCATFQRFGATIVVMERFDAEGALAAIQKYEVTHSQWVPTMFVRMLKLEDEVRNQYDVSSLTFAIHAAAPCPVAVKEKMLDWWGPVIHEYYAGTEGNGMCYASPQDWLAHKGTVGKALTGEVHIVDENGNEVPVGEEGGVYFGAGNMQQFEYHNAPEKTKDAFLANGWSTLGDIGKLDEDGFLYLTDRKANMIISGGVNIYPQETENVLTIHPKVADVAVFGVPNADFGEEVKAVVQLVDPSQASEALALDLIAYCKEHLADVKCPRSVDFREELPRHPTGKLYKRLLKDEYWAGHETRLL; encoded by the coding sequence ATGACCGCGCCCACCGATCTCCCCGAGAACCCGAACCACCCCGGAACCTGGGCCGCGCGCACGCCGGACAAGCCCGCCGTGATCATGGCTTCGAGCGGCGAGTCGATGTCCTACGCGGAGCTCGAGGACAAGGCGAACCGCCTCGCCCAGCTCTTCCGCGCCGCGGGTCTCCAGCCCGGTGACCACATGGCCTTCTGCATGGAGAACCGCCTCGAGTACCTCGCGGTCCTCTGGGGCGCCCACTACGCGGGCCTCTACTACACCGCGATCAGCTCCCGCCTCACGACCGACGAGCTCGGGTACATCCTCGAGGACAGCGGCAGCCAGGCCTTCATCTCGAGCCCCTACAAGGCCGAATCGATCGCCGGGCTCGGTGACGTGCTCGACAAGATTCCGACGAAGCTCGCGATCGGTGGCGAGATCGAGGGCTTCGAGGACTTCGAGGCGGCGATCGCGAAGTACGACCCGACGCCGCTGCCGGATCGGATGGAAGCGCAGCCCATGCTCTACTCGTCCGGCACGACGGGTCGTCCGAAGGGCGTGAAGCCCGCCTTCTCGGGAGCGCCGCTCGGCGCGACGGACGGCTTCGCGATGATGATCCAGGCGCTCTTCGGGGCGACCTCGGATTCGGTCTACCTCTCGCCGGCGCCGCTCTACCACGCAGCCCCCCTCCGCTACTGCGCGACCTTCCAGCGCTTCGGCGCGACGATCGTCGTGATGGAGCGCTTCGACGCGGAAGGAGCGCTGGCCGCGATCCAGAAGTACGAGGTCACCCACAGCCAGTGGGTGCCGACCATGTTCGTCCGAATGCTGAAGCTCGAAGACGAGGTGCGCAACCAGTACGACGTGAGCAGCCTGACTTTCGCGATCCACGCGGCGGCGCCCTGCCCGGTCGCGGTCAAGGAGAAGATGCTCGACTGGTGGGGACCGGTGATCCACGAGTACTACGCGGGAACCGAAGGCAACGGCATGTGTTACGCCTCGCCCCAGGACTGGCTCGCCCACAAGGGAACCGTCGGCAAGGCCCTGACCGGCGAGGTCCACATCGTCGACGAGAACGGCAACGAGGTCCCGGTCGGCGAAGAAGGCGGGGTCTACTTCGGCGCCGGCAACATGCAGCAGTTCGAGTACCACAACGCCCCGGAGAAGACGAAGGACGCCTTCCTCGCGAACGGCTGGTCGACCCTCGGCGACATCGGCAAGCTCGACGAGGACGGCTTCCTCTACCTGACCGATCGCAAGGCCAACATGATCATCAGCGGCGGCGTCAACATCTATCCGCAGGAGACGGAGAACGTCCTCACGATCCACCCGAAGGTCGCCGACGTCGCGGTCTTCGGCGTACCGAACGCCGACTTCGGCGAAGAGGTGAAGGCCGTCGTCCAGCTCGTCGACCCGTCACAGGCCAGCGAGGCGCTCGCGCTCGACCTGATCGCCTACTGCAAGGAGCACCTCGCCGACGTGAAGTGCCCCCGCTCGGTCGACTTCCGCGAAGAGCTTCCGCGGCATCCCACGGGCAAGCTCTACAAGCGTCTGCTCAAGGATGAGTATTGGGCGGGCCACGAAACTCGATTGCTCTGA
- a CDS encoding bile acid:sodium symporter, which translates to MTLSALQSTLVAAFLLLLMFGMGATLSRERFATVVAAPRPLLIGLVSQFLWMPFAAFVIARALELPDAVAIGLVIMGCSTGGTSSNFFTWFARADLALSISMTVTSTVVGVVAIPLVLSIWTRPFTRPDLEIPYTSIVTTLVAVIVPVALGVWLRSRSVLWASRAERFGGLCGWGVLALVILGGVIRDADILLSIPPEVYLAATLLGPLGFGLGWIGARLLSLDTPQRRAVCLETGIQNAPLALAVVTLSFPADQAPEVLVAPLLYGVLVVPCSAVVAYAFRRSPTA; encoded by the coding sequence GTGACGCTCTCCGCGCTCCAGTCGACCCTCGTCGCCGCTTTCCTGCTCCTCCTGATGTTCGGGATGGGCGCGACGCTGTCACGCGAACGATTCGCGACGGTCGTCGCGGCCCCGAGGCCGCTCCTGATCGGACTGGTGAGCCAGTTCCTGTGGATGCCCTTCGCGGCCTTCGTGATCGCACGGGCCCTCGAGCTCCCCGACGCGGTCGCGATCGGGCTCGTGATCATGGGGTGCTCGACGGGAGGAACGAGCTCGAACTTCTTCACCTGGTTCGCGCGCGCCGATCTCGCTCTGTCGATCTCGATGACCGTGACGTCGACGGTCGTCGGCGTCGTTGCGATCCCGCTCGTGCTCTCCATCTGGACGCGGCCCTTCACGCGCCCCGACCTCGAGATCCCGTACACCAGCATCGTGACGACGCTCGTCGCCGTGATCGTACCCGTCGCCCTCGGTGTCTGGCTCCGGTCTCGGAGCGTGCTCTGGGCTTCCCGGGCGGAACGCTTCGGGGGCCTCTGCGGCTGGGGCGTGCTCGCCCTCGTGATCCTCGGCGGCGTGATCCGCGACGCCGACATCCTGCTGAGCATCCCGCCCGAGGTCTACCTCGCCGCGACGCTCCTCGGCCCTCTCGGCTTCGGCCTCGGCTGGATCGGCGCCCGTCTGCTCTCCCTGGACACGCCCCAGCGCCGCGCCGTCTGCCTCGAGACGGGCATCCAGAACGCCCCCCTCGCCCTCGCCGTCGTCACCCTGAGCTTCCCCGCCGATCAGGCCCCCGAAGTCCTCGTCGCCCCCCTGCTCTACGGCGTCCTCGTCGTCCCCTGCAGCGCCGTAGTCGCCTACGCCTTCCGCCGAAGCCCGACGGCCTAG
- a CDS encoding DUF1214 domain-containing protein, whose amino-acid sequence MSEPSRAQKAWNEFADALKRIGDKIVAPTGARGERERAEGYRYLLRLISAAHDLEMESDRRFPELKRMMTPIRKFKGDGTDTLYREAKLDENLVYKYAIRRGDDLFFSATVYAYDEEDTYYIVDHLIDDDLVWDNVFGQQIAEVYLSEKRPDGARNWIELKGRNPILFTREYFDTFVDAVDRGEKRSAAMTLECLSETAPLAHYDEEQLESGLRRVVDFVEDATDVSLGLSIFIGLNRIEYEGTSERSGSMTRIEEGELVLDEASSDEYTPEELAAMIDPKLVRNNLPGPGIQYIGGTFKIAADEVILVEGKDVPCRYWNLQILTRYLESGDFRHYKVGIQGSDVVSNADGSFRIYAAPEDPGTLNWITTQGNKNGQILIRTLLADPLMEATFKVIKASDIPAADRRPA is encoded by the coding sequence ATGTCCGAACCCTCTCGCGCCCAGAAGGCCTGGAACGAATTCGCCGACGCGCTGAAGCGCATCGGCGACAAGATCGTCGCACCGACCGGTGCCCGAGGCGAACGCGAACGCGCCGAGGGCTACCGCTATCTGCTTCGTCTCATCTCCGCTGCCCACGACCTCGAGATGGAGTCCGACCGTCGATTCCCGGAGCTCAAGCGGATGATGACGCCGATCCGGAAGTTCAAAGGGGATGGAACGGACACGCTCTACCGCGAGGCGAAGCTCGACGAGAACCTCGTCTACAAGTACGCCATCCGACGCGGCGACGACCTGTTCTTCTCGGCGACCGTCTACGCCTACGACGAGGAGGACACCTACTACATCGTCGATCACCTGATCGACGACGATCTCGTTTGGGACAACGTCTTCGGGCAGCAGATCGCCGAGGTCTACCTGTCCGAGAAGCGCCCGGACGGTGCCCGGAACTGGATCGAGCTCAAGGGTCGGAACCCGATCCTCTTCACGCGAGAGTACTTCGACACCTTCGTGGACGCGGTCGATCGCGGGGAGAAGCGATCGGCGGCGATGACCCTCGAGTGCCTCTCCGAGACCGCCCCCCTCGCCCACTACGACGAAGAGCAGCTGGAGAGCGGGCTCCGCCGGGTCGTCGACTTCGTCGAGGATGCGACGGACGTTTCCCTGGGCCTGTCGATCTTCATCGGCTTGAATCGGATCGAGTACGAGGGAACGAGCGAACGCAGCGGGAGCATGACCCGGATCGAGGAGGGCGAGCTCGTCCTGGACGAAGCGTCGTCGGACGAGTACACGCCGGAAGAGCTCGCGGCCATGATCGACCCGAAGCTCGTCCGCAACAATCTGCCCGGGCCGGGGATCCAGTACATCGGCGGCACGTTCAAGATCGCCGCGGACGAAGTGATCCTGGTCGAGGGGAAGGACGTCCCGTGCCGCTATTGGAACCTGCAGATCCTGACCCGCTATCTCGAGAGCGGCGATTTCCGGCACTACAAGGTCGGCATCCAGGGCAGCGACGTCGTGTCGAACGCCGACGGCAGCTTCAGGATCTACGCCGCGCCCGAAGACCCGGGGACCCTCAACTGGATCACCACACAAGGCAACAAGAACGGCCAGATCCTGATCCGTACCCTGCTCGCCGACCCCCTCATGGAGGCGACCTTCAAGGTCATCAAGGCCTCCGACATCCCCGCGGCGGACCGACGTCCCGCGTAG
- a CDS encoding OB-fold domain-containing protein yields MSAGKQIPLPRPTPISQPYWDACKKGRLTVQRCQDCDAYTFIPQPCCGECMGENLEWVESTGRGSLYSFSTVYRPQQPVFETPYTVVIVELEEGYHMLSNLIGVEPEDVAIGTPLEVFFEEMSEEITLPYFRVRVFAGGEGATRDVGPPRGCRRP; encoded by the coding sequence ATGAGCGCCGGGAAACAGATCCCCCTCCCGCGTCCGACGCCCATCTCGCAGCCGTACTGGGACGCCTGCAAGAAAGGACGCCTCACGGTCCAGCGATGCCAGGACTGCGACGCCTATACCTTCATTCCGCAGCCCTGCTGTGGCGAGTGCATGGGCGAGAACCTCGAGTGGGTCGAGTCGACCGGGCGCGGCTCGCTCTACAGCTTCTCCACGGTCTATCGCCCCCAGCAGCCGGTCTTCGAGACGCCCTACACGGTCGTGATCGTCGAGCTCGAAGAGGGCTACCACATGCTCTCGAACCTGATCGGCGTCGAGCCGGAGGACGTCGCGATCGGCACGCCGCTCGAAGTGTTCTTCGAGGAGATGTCCGAAGAGATCACCCTTCCCTATTTTCGGGTTCGCGTCTTCGCCGGCGGCGAGGGCGCTACGCGGGACGTCGGTCCGCCGCGGGGATGTCGGAGGCCTTGA
- a CDS encoding thiolase family protein, with protein MRNPFDGVAIVGAYNTVQAKQLPNWTEQGLVLDAIRGALADAGLTPGDVDGVNISSWVTRIASRTTAQWFGGRPAWTGTASPGVEGVLEAAAAIQTGQAETIVIATAQCGEYTDRESTVSWTRPENEFVECWGLYTAAEFALMAQRHMHIYGTPRAALSEVAASIRSNGALNPDAVFFGRECSPAEVEASRMVADPFHLLDCCIASEGGAAMVLTTAERAKDLDCEPIYVLGGGMDRQGMSYVTAPVWERYGWVGRRAMEMTFEQSGLSHKDVDFAEFYDPFSFEIIRQLEAFGFCKEGEGADFVLEGRIRIDGDLPVATNGGIMSYSHAGVAQLLQKPIAAVQQLRGQITPELRLHEPKVALATNGGSGALFCDVMALGKEPV; from the coding sequence ATGAGGAATCCCTTCGATGGCGTCGCGATCGTCGGCGCATACAACACGGTCCAGGCGAAGCAGCTGCCGAACTGGACGGAGCAGGGCCTCGTCCTCGATGCGATCCGCGGCGCACTCGCCGACGCGGGCCTCACCCCGGGCGACGTCGATGGCGTGAACATCTCGAGCTGGGTCACGCGAATCGCTTCGCGCACCACGGCGCAGTGGTTCGGAGGTCGACCGGCCTGGACGGGGACGGCGTCCCCGGGCGTCGAGGGCGTGCTCGAAGCCGCCGCCGCGATCCAGACCGGGCAGGCCGAGACGATCGTGATCGCGACGGCGCAGTGCGGCGAGTACACCGACCGTGAGTCGACCGTCTCGTGGACGCGACCCGAGAACGAGTTCGTCGAGTGCTGGGGCCTCTACACGGCCGCGGAGTTCGCGCTGATGGCCCAGCGGCACATGCACATCTACGGCACACCCCGGGCCGCGCTCTCCGAGGTCGCCGCTTCGATCCGGAGCAACGGCGCGCTGAACCCCGACGCGGTCTTCTTCGGTCGCGAGTGTTCGCCGGCGGAGGTGGAAGCCTCGCGGATGGTCGCGGACCCCTTCCATCTCCTCGATTGCTGCATCGCCTCCGAGGGCGGTGCGGCGATGGTGCTCACGACCGCCGAGCGCGCGAAGGATCTCGACTGCGAACCGATCTACGTCCTGGGCGGCGGGATGGATCGCCAGGGCATGTCCTACGTGACCGCGCCGGTCTGGGAGCGCTACGGCTGGGTCGGGCGCCGCGCGATGGAGATGACCTTCGAGCAGAGCGGTTTGTCCCACAAGGACGTCGACTTCGCCGAGTTCTACGACCCCTTCTCCTTCGAGATCATCCGCCAGCTCGAAGCCTTCGGGTTCTGCAAGGAAGGGGAGGGCGCCGACTTCGTGCTCGAGGGACGGATCCGCATCGACGGGGACCTCCCCGTCGCGACCAACGGCGGGATCATGTCCTACTCCCACGCGGGCGTGGCGCAGCTCCTCCAGAAGCCGATCGCGGCGGTCCAGCAGCTGCGCGGACAGATCACCCCCGAACTCCGACTGCACGAACCGAAGGTCGCGCTGGCGACGAACGGCGGTTCCGGCGCGCTCTTCTGCGACGTCATGGCCCTCGGAAAGGAGCCCGTATGA
- a CDS encoding PQQ-binding-like beta-propeller repeat protein, with protein sequence MTRWHSVRQAVAFVAGGVLAPLVASATFIAPEEAPVDADASPIGGVYAEGGWSTLHRSPANRKFVPSAPLRIARTDRHLLEGAAILTAPTFTPDGETFFVTTGQGEGASNLHAFDREGTPLWRAPAWTDPAAGVDPCAILSSPIVDAAGDVYIGDCNQLFAFHADGRSKWTVDLPPTRDGDWIVSEALPVNALTTAVFTRDGDVFGVTNFGDVVVFDRATGRRLNDDLRLPGHVPPESGVMPRPPSIFEGGLVAEAIREWAWQLLAGGAMPSANTPAVDVETGRIFVAATSTTEGLGALHALDLETQGQGEARRVVIRTAFVTDMGPGSGSSPTLSPARDRVYVSDENGVFYGIDARAGSIVWQVDTKATSAAAAVGGNGDVYALQAFGPALIAMREDGTVRWESELAHLAKARLPKSFWLGEPQAIGNGNPTVVGGNVVVPVVYGYETKLFGRTIPWPVESALVEIDGATGRGIGDFLELPDDSTGITVVLADGTILSSLGTALTSGVAPLYGLADRLLPGDRKALRASGGLLLSRPWARPVDAMAERVQARVGADPEKDGLREPLTAIALSGIESGDRVADLMAGDGWWSEVLAAAVGPEGHVVSQNSALVAERYGERIAERRATGGLEGVEEVVQELDELDLGSQRFDSIFLALFYHDTVWMALDRVEMNRRIFEALRPGGTFVVIDHRAEAAAGTSVVESLHRIAPRVVEKEVTAAGFVLEDVSPHLRNPADDLSRSAFDPELRGRTDRFFHLYRKPEAE encoded by the coding sequence GTGACGAGATGGCATTCGGTTCGGCAGGCGGTGGCCTTCGTCGCGGGGGGCGTCCTGGCGCCGCTCGTGGCGAGCGCGACCTTCATCGCGCCGGAAGAAGCACCGGTCGACGCGGACGCCTCGCCGATCGGCGGCGTCTACGCCGAGGGCGGCTGGTCGACGCTCCACCGGAGTCCGGCGAACCGGAAGTTCGTGCCGTCGGCGCCGCTCCGGATCGCTCGGACCGATCGCCACCTGCTGGAGGGAGCCGCCATACTGACGGCGCCGACTTTCACGCCGGATGGCGAGACTTTCTTCGTCACGACCGGTCAGGGCGAGGGCGCCTCGAACCTCCACGCCTTCGACCGCGAAGGGACTCCGCTCTGGCGTGCCCCGGCCTGGACCGATCCGGCCGCTGGCGTCGATCCCTGCGCGATCCTCTCGAGCCCGATCGTCGACGCGGCCGGCGACGTCTACATCGGCGACTGCAACCAGCTCTTCGCCTTCCACGCGGACGGCCGATCGAAGTGGACCGTCGATCTCCCGCCGACCCGGGACGGGGACTGGATCGTGTCCGAGGCGCTCCCGGTCAATGCGTTGACGACGGCGGTGTTCACGCGGGACGGCGACGTCTTCGGCGTCACGAACTTCGGGGACGTCGTCGTCTTCGATCGCGCGACCGGACGTCGCCTGAACGATGACCTCCGCCTTCCCGGCCACGTCCCGCCGGAGTCCGGGGTCATGCCGCGCCCGCCTTCGATCTTCGAAGGAGGGCTGGTGGCGGAGGCGATCCGCGAGTGGGCCTGGCAGCTGTTGGCGGGCGGGGCGATGCCGTCGGCGAACACGCCGGCGGTGGACGTCGAGACGGGACGCATCTTCGTCGCCGCGACCTCCACGACCGAGGGGCTCGGGGCCCTCCACGCGCTGGACCTCGAGACGCAGGGGCAGGGCGAAGCGCGCCGGGTCGTCATCCGCACGGCCTTCGTCACGGACATGGGCCCCGGGAGCGGCTCGAGCCCGACGCTCTCGCCGGCCAGGGATCGCGTCTACGTCTCCGACGAGAACGGCGTCTTCTACGGGATCGATGCGCGCGCGGGATCGATCGTCTGGCAGGTCGACACGAAAGCGACCTCCGCGGCGGCGGCGGTCGGGGGGAACGGAGACGTCTACGCGCTGCAGGCCTTCGGGCCGGCGCTGATCGCGATGCGCGAGGACGGAACCGTCCGGTGGGAGAGCGAGCTCGCCCACCTCGCGAAGGCCAGGCTCCCGAAGAGCTTCTGGCTCGGCGAGCCGCAGGCGATCGGGAACGGAAATCCGACGGTGGTCGGCGGAAACGTCGTCGTCCCCGTCGTCTACGGCTACGAGACGAAGCTCTTCGGTCGGACGATTCCCTGGCCGGTCGAGTCCGCGCTCGTGGAGATCGATGGGGCGACGGGCCGGGGAATCGGCGACTTCCTCGAGCTCCCGGACGATTCGACCGGGATCACCGTCGTGCTCGCGGACGGCACGATCCTGAGCAGCCTCGGGACCGCGCTCACGTCGGGGGTCGCGCCGCTCTACGGGCTCGCGGATCGTCTGCTTCCCGGGGATCGCAAGGCGCTGCGTGCGAGCGGGGGCTTGCTGCTGAGCCGCCCCTGGGCGCGGCCGGTGGACGCAATGGCGGAACGTGTCCAGGCGCGCGTCGGCGCCGATCCGGAGAAGGATGGACTGCGTGAGCCCCTGACCGCGATTGCGCTCTCCGGGATCGAGTCGGGCGATCGGGTCGCGGACCTCATGGCGGGCGACGGTTGGTGGAGCGAGGTCCTCGCTGCGGCGGTCGGCCCGGAAGGCCACGTCGTCTCCCAGAACAGCGCGCTCGTCGCAGAACGCTACGGCGAACGGATCGCGGAACGGCGAGCGACGGGGGGCCTGGAGGGGGTCGAGGAAGTGGTGCAGGAGCTCGACGAACTCGATCTCGGCTCGCAGCGCTTCGACTCGATCTTCCTCGCGCTCTTCTATCACGACACGGTCTGGATGGCGCTGGACCGGGTCGAGATGAATCGGCGGATCTTCGAAGCGCTGCGACCGGGGGGGACCTTCGTCGTGATCGATCACCGGGCGGAGGCCGCGGCCGGGACGTCGGTGGTCGAATCGCTCCACCGGATCGCGCCACGCGTCGTCGAGAAGGAAGTCACCGCCGCCGGCTTCGTCCTGGAGGACGTGTCCCCGCACCTCCGCAATCCAGCCGACGATCTCTCGCGGAGCGCCTTCGACCCCGAGCTCCGCGGACGAACCGACCGCTTCTTCCACCTGTACCGCAAGCCCGAAGCCGAATAG
- a CDS encoding DUF2867 domain-containing protein, which produces MRRPNDDHLAQPYRVHALAPDFELLDVWRYPIVAPKDVAFATFLEFMVESQRALVSGNGPAARLFRLRGWLGERFGWDREESRPDEDTPQRESLRARLPAADRDAADPMADLRIDGDIGFDAIYRNENESLGEIRNATVHALMHLGRVEVEGGWSPQMAVYVKPRGVFGRLYMAAIGPFRHAIVYPAMMRAAEKGWPGFLARHRDAD; this is translated from the coding sequence ATGCGACGACCGAACGACGACCACCTCGCCCAGCCCTATCGCGTGCACGCCCTCGCGCCGGACTTCGAGCTGCTCGACGTCTGGCGCTACCCGATCGTCGCGCCGAAGGACGTCGCCTTCGCGACTTTCCTCGAGTTCATGGTCGAGTCCCAGCGAGCCCTCGTCTCTGGAAACGGGCCGGCGGCCCGCCTCTTCCGCCTGCGCGGATGGCTCGGGGAGCGCTTCGGCTGGGATCGCGAAGAGAGCAGGCCCGACGAGGATACGCCGCAACGCGAGTCCCTTCGGGCCCGGCTCCCGGCGGCGGACCGGGACGCGGCGGACCCGATGGCGGATCTGCGGATCGACGGCGACATCGGCTTCGACGCGATCTATCGGAACGAGAACGAGAGCCTCGGCGAGATCCGGAACGCGACGGTCCACGCCCTGATGCACCTGGGTCGCGTGGAAGTCGAGGGCGGTTGGTCCCCGCAGATGGCGGTCTACGTCAAGCCGCGGGGCGTATTCGGTCGGTTGTACATGGCGGCGATCGGGCCGTTCCGCCACGCGATCGTCTACCCGGCGATGATGCGCGCGGCGGAGAAGGGGTGGCCCGGATTCCTCGCCCGGCATCGCGACGCGGACTGA
- a CDS encoding LLM class F420-dependent oxidoreductase yields the protein MLRGAIIGFDGSRDPGFVRDAGALIEELGFDSLWVPEHVLFFPEYEAKYPYSDDGRLRGDPKGVLDPFAALTFLAATTSRIRLATGICIVPQRHPVYLAKAVADLDRLSGGRFDFGVGVGWQREEYEALGFPFEERGRRMDESLEAMKVLWTDEVLTFEGEFHSFRGAWAHPKPVQTPYPPILVGGESPAALRRVATHADGWFGFDLTPTRCAEHLEHLSERLSRVGASLADRRIIASPSKDAKSAAAVAEFAKLGVEQIVVPVVGRDLDGLRAHGERILDWLG from the coding sequence ATGCTGCGAGGTGCGATCATCGGCTTCGACGGCAGCCGGGACCCCGGATTCGTCCGGGACGCGGGTGCGCTGATCGAAGAGCTCGGCTTCGACTCGCTCTGGGTCCCGGAGCATGTCCTCTTCTTCCCGGAGTACGAAGCGAAATATCCCTACTCGGACGACGGTCGGTTGCGTGGCGATCCGAAGGGCGTGCTGGATCCCTTCGCGGCCCTCACCTTCCTCGCCGCCACCACCTCCCGCATCCGCCTCGCAACCGGCATCTGCATCGTCCCCCAGCGTCACCCCGTCTACCTCGCCAAGGCCGTCGCCGATCTCGATCGTCTCTCCGGCGGCCGCTTCGACTTCGGTGTCGGCGTCGGCTGGCAACGCGAAGAGTACGAAGCCCTCGGTTTCCCCTTCGAAGAGCGCGGACGACGCATGGACGAATCGCTCGAGGCGATGAAGGTGCTCTGGACCGACGAGGTGTTGACCTTCGAAGGCGAGTTCCATTCCTTCCGCGGCGCCTGGGCGCATCCGAAGCCCGTGCAGACGCCCTATCCGCCGATCCTCGTCGGCGGCGAGAGCCCCGCAGCCCTCCGCCGCGTCGCCACCCACGCCGACGGTTGGTTCGGCTTCGACCTCACCCCGACCCGCTGCGCCGAGCATCTCGAGCACCTGTCCGAACGTCTCTCGCGCGTCGGTGCATCCCTCGCAGACCGGCGGATCATCGCGTCACCCTCGAAGGACGCGAAGAGCGCCGCCGCGGTCGCCGAGTTCGCGAAGCTCGGCGTCGAGCAGATCGTCGTACCGGTCGTCGGTCGCGATCTCGACGGGCTGCGCGCCCACGGCGAGCGCATCCTCGACTGGCTCGGCTGA